One window of the Epinephelus moara isolate mb chromosome 24, YSFRI_EMoa_1.0, whole genome shotgun sequence genome contains the following:
- the sys1 gene encoding protein SYS1 homolog, which translates to MASHFRSYIWDPVLIVSQIVLMQCIYYSFLGLWLAGVDSLVQSSRSLDQIFSYEVLGFATMQGRLSMMAFILNSLTCALGLWFFIRRGKQCLDFTVTVHFFHMIGCWIYNAHLPVALSWWLVNVACMALMAVIGEYLCMRTELRAIPVNTGPKSNL; encoded by the exons ATGGCCAGTCACTTCCGTAGCTACATCTGGGACCCGGTCCTCATTGTGAGTCAGATTGTGTTGATGCAGTGCATCTATTACAGCTTCTTGGGCCTGTGGTTAGCAGGAGTGGACAGTCTGGTGCAGAGTAGTCGGTCACTGGACCAGATCTTCAGCTATGAG GTCCTGGGGTTTGCAACAATGCAGGGCAGGCTCTCAATGATGGCATTCATCTTGAACTCTCTCACCTG TGCCCTGGGCCTGTGGTTCTTCATCCGCCGAGGGAAGCAGTGCCTGGACTTCACAGTTACTGTGCACTTCTTTCATATGATTGGCTGCTGGATCTATAATGCTCATCTTCCAGTGGCCCTGTCCTGGTGGCTCGTCAATGTAGCCTGCATGGCATTGATGGCTGTAATCGGAGAGTACTTGTGCATGCGGACTGAGCTCAGGGCCATTCCAGTCAATACTGGACCCAAATCTAACCTGTGA
- the LOC126386142 gene encoding neuritin-like: MGFFMSTKIGGILAFALVFLPLMVSGDSDADVKCENIYKDFSDCVLELGESMDNYQENVTSERGVAAVCSHWEAFHTCALTALSDCQKEVSSIWETLRQDSRKIRFQGSLFDLCSPSSSPSISSPLAALTLPLIGVLIVAGPNWYPV; this comes from the exons ATGGGATTTTTCATGTCGACGAAGATCGGAGGGATTCTTGCGTTTGCCTTGG TATTCCTGCCCCTGATGGTGTCAGGAGACTCAGATGCAGACGTGAAGTGTGAGAACATTTATAAGGACTTTTCTGATTGCGTCCTGGAGCTGGGAGAGAGCATGGACAACTATCAGGAGAACGTGACCAGCGAGAGGGGAGTGGCAGCTGTGTGCAG CCACTGGGAAGCTTTCCACACATGTGCCCTCACGGCGCTGTCCGACTGTCAGAAGGAAGTCAGCTCCATCTGGGAAACTCTGAGGCAGGACTCCAGGAAGATTCGCTTCCAGGGGAGTCTGTTCGACCTGTGCAGCCCCAGCTCCTCGCCAAGCATAAGTTCACCTCTTGCTGCCCTTACCCTGCCACTGATAGGCGTGTTGATCGTGGCTGGGCCCAACTGGTACCCTGTATAG
- the LOC126386334 gene encoding translocon-associated protein subunit alpha-like, whose translation MFNFGSKILLLFLLAFPCGLISIGHVSADPDSAEDIAEDADAAVDEEEDDEEVLVEEDQIQPSEGDEDDADEAGDKQLTSHPDADTTIIFMTGEEFPANEIVRFLVGFTNKGSQDFTVQSLEASFRYPQDFQFYIQNFTALPLSTVVQPQAQASFEYSFIPAQPMAGRPFGLVILLNYLDSEGSVFQTAIYNQTVTITELEEGLDGETMFMYIFLTGLVVLMLFGMYQVLETRTKKRLPVKIEKGTGGMSDVDISWIPQETLNVMNKASPKASPRKRTNRAAGADQ comes from the exons ATGTTCAATTTCGGGTCCAAAATTCTACTGCTGTTCCTCCTGGCCTTCCCCTGCGGGTTAATATCCATCG GCCATGTCTCTGCAGACCCAGACTCTGCTGAGGACATCGCTGAGGACGCAGATGCTGCAGtagatgaggaggaagatgatgaagaggtgCTCGTTGAGGAAGATCAGATACAACCCTCg GAAGGAGACGAAGACGATGCTGACGAAGCAGGTGATAAACAGTTAACGTCTCACCCCGATGCCGACACGACCATCATCTTCATGACCGGAGAAg AGTTCCCTGCCAATGAAATTGTGAGGTTCCTGGTGGGTTTCACCAACAAAGGAAGTCAGGATTTCACCGTTCAGTCACTGGAGGCCTCCTTCCGTTACCCCCAAGACTTCCAGTTCTACATCCAGAAT TTCACAGCGTTGCCTCTGAGCACTGTCGTGCAGCCCCAGGCTCAGGCCTCCTTCGAGTACTCCTTCATCCCAGCCCAGCCCATGGCGGGTCGCCCATTTGGTCTTGTTATCCTCCTCAACTATCTCGACTCTGAG GGCAGCGTGTTTCAGACTGCCATCTACAACCAGACTGTCACCATCACTGAGCTAGAAGAGGGACTGGACGGAGAAAC GATGTTCATGTACATCTTCCTGACTGGACTGGTGGTCCTGATGCTCTTTGGGATGTACCAGGTCCTGGAGACAAGGACG aaaaaGAGACTCCCAGTGAAAATAGAGAAGGGCACTGGTGGGATGAGCGATGTGGACATCAGCTGGATTCCTCAGGAGACCCTCAATGTCATGA ACAAGGCTTCCCCTAAAGCATCTCCACGGAAACGAACCAATAGGGCAGCTGGAGCAGATCAATAA